The genome window CCAGATCGCGTCGTAGTACCAGCGCCAGCCCTCGCGCCAGTTCTCCGGCATCTGGGCGTTGCCCTGCTCGTCGACCATCAGGCCGGGGCCGAACAGCGTGACGTTCTGGCGCGCGGCGCCGGCGCCGGCCCACTGGTTCGTGAAGCCCCACTGCACGGTCTGCGAGGGGTCGAACTCCGGCTGGGTGGCGTCGTAGCCGTTGGCGTCGACGGTGAGGCGCCTGGCCACCTCGGTCAGCGTGTCGACGTCCCACGGGACCTCCTGCCCGTCCAGGTGGTACGGCGCGCCGATCTCGCTGGGCGGGTACTCGAGCCCGGCCTCGTCGAACAGCGCCGGCCGGTAGTAGAGGAAGGCGGGGAAGCTCGCGAACGGTATGCCGATGAGCCCGTCGGCGGTGCGCTGGTTGTCCACGGCCGCCTCGGGGAACTGGCTCAGGTCGTAACCGTCCGCCTCGATCAGGGGCTCGAGGTCGAGGAAGTTCCCGGCGAAGGCGGCCGAGCCGGCGCCGCCCACAGGACCCACGATGTCGGGCGCCTCGCCGGTGGCGATGAGCGTCGATAGGGTGGTGACCGAGACCTCGTTCGTGACGTAGACGATCTCGAGCTGGATGTCGTCGTGGGTGGCGTTGAAGCGTTCCACGATCGCGTCCTGCGCGGCCTTCTGCTCGGGCTGCGCGCCGGCGCCGAGGCCGACGAACCAGGTGATGGTCACCGGCTGGGCCAGGGCCGCCCCCGCCAGCAACGCCGTCAGTACTGCTGCCAGTCTCCTGCCCATCTCACACGTCCTTCCCGGCGGTCACCTGACCGCCACCAGCGGGTGTTCGTAGGGGTGGGAGCGCCTCCCCCCGGCCTCGGGGGTCGAGGTGGGGAACGGCGCCAAGAGCTCCTGGAGCGGGAGCGTGGCCACGCCGCGGGCGACGGCGTCGGCGCCCAGGTCGGCGGTGAGCAGCCTGGCGCTCGAGGGTATGAGGGGCGAGCGGAGGCGCGGCAGGCGGGCCTCGAGACGGGCGACGAGAGCGTCGACGAGAGGCCTCTCCCAGGCGCCGCCCACGACCACGGCCTCGGGGTCGAGGAGGTACTCGGCGGCGACGAGCGCGGGCGCGAGGCCGTCCGCGGCCCGGTCGAGCCACTCGAGGACCAGCGGCTCGCCACGCTCGAGGAGCCTGGCGAGGTCGCCGTAGCTGGCCGCCTCGACGCCGGCGTCGGCGAGGCGCTGGTAGAGGCGGAACATGTCGAAGCGGCGCCCGAGGTGGTCGGCGGAGGCCCCCGGCTGCGCGGGCAGGTAGCCGAGCTCGCCGGCGTTGCCCTGCCAGCCGCGCACGGCCCGGCCGCCGACGACGATCGCGCCGCCCAGGCCGACGCCGAGGAAGCAGTAGAAGTACGAGGAGAGGCCGGCGCCGACGCCGTAGTAGCCCTCGCCGAGGGCCGCCGCCGTGGCGTTGTTCTCGAGGAAGACGGGAGGCGAGAGGCGCTTGGACAGCAGCGCCCGCACCGAGACGCTCTCCCAGCCGGGGAAGCCCTCCGGGTTGATGACGTTGTCCACGGCGCCGTCCGAGATGCGGAGGGGCCCTGGGAAGCCGATGCCGACGCCCCACAGGCGGCGCGGGTCGACCTCGTCGGCGAGCTCCTCCACGGCCGCGACGACCAGGTCGACGGCCTCGTCGGGGCTGGGGAAGCCGCGCTCGACGTGCACGCGAGCGCGCACCTCGCCTGACAGGTCGATCAGCAGGCCGGTGAGGTGGCCGCGGTCGAGGTCGAGGCCGATGCTGTAGGCGCCGCCCTCGCGCACCGAGAGCAGGGTGGGGGAGCGCCCGCGCGCGCCCTGGCGCTGGCCGCTCTCGCGCACCAGGCCGCGGGCGATCAGCTCGCCGACCAGGTTGCTCACGGTCTGCGGGGTGAGGCCGGACCGCTTCGCGACGTCGGCGCGCGACAGCGGGCCGTGCAGCCTCAAGGTCTCGAGCACGGTGCGCAGGTTGTGGACCCGCGCGTGCTCCAGGTTCGTGCCTTTGAGCACCAGAGCCTCCGTCCGAGCCGGCGACGGCCGCGGCGGATGAGAAGGATGGTTTATTTCATCAAATTGATTGCGAAATGTCAACCGCGCGCTCGTCGGCCTCGAGGGCCTGGTCGGGCACGTGCGCGCCGGGGGCGCGGCCGCCGTTATAGGCTTGGCGCTCTGGAGGTCAGGGGTGGCGCTGGCCAGCACGACGTTCGACCGCACGGGCCCCGGGGAGTTCGCCGTCGCCGGCGCGTACCGCTACGACAGGCGCTCGCCCCTGCGCTGGGTCGTGTCGCACCTGCTGCGCTACTGGCACCTCCTCGGCGTCTTCGTCGTCGGGGCGGTGGGGAACTCTGTGCTGTTCTCGGCGGTGCCCCGCCTGACCGGTCGGGCCTTCGACGTCGTGCTGGGCGGCGCCGGCGCCGAGGCCCTGGCGCGGGCGTCGCTGGCGATCCTCGGCGTCGTGGCGCTGCGGGCGCTGACCGACATCGGCCAGGCGTTCTCGATCGAGACGCTGGGACAGCGCCTCGAGCGCGACGCGCGCGACGAGCTCTACCAGGCCCTGCTGGGCAAGAGCCAGACGTTCCACAACAGGCAGCGGGTCGGCGACCTCATGGCCAGGGCCGCGAACGACGTCAGGCAGCTCAACCCGATGATGAACCCCGGCGTCTCGCTGATCACCGAGTCGGGCCTGAGCCTCGTCGTGCCGCTCGTGTTCATAGCGACGATCGACCCGCGGCTGCTGGTCGCGCCCCTCTGCTTCGTCGCCGCGTTCGGCTTCGCCCTGAGGTCGTACATGCGCCAGCTCAACCCCGTCGTGG of Trueperaceae bacterium contains these proteins:
- a CDS encoding ROK family transcriptional regulator, which gives rise to MLKGTNLEHARVHNLRTVLETLRLHGPLSRADVAKRSGLTPQTVSNLVGELIARGLVRESGQRQGARGRSPTLLSVREGGAYSIGLDLDRGHLTGLLIDLSGEVRARVHVERGFPSPDEAVDLVVAAVEELADEVDPRRLWGVGIGFPGPLRISDGAVDNVINPEGFPGWESVSVRALLSKRLSPPVFLENNATAAALGEGYYGVGAGLSSYFYCFLGVGLGGAIVVGGRAVRGWQGNAGELGYLPAQPGASADHLGRRFDMFRLYQRLADAGVEAASYGDLARLLERGEPLVLEWLDRAADGLAPALVAAEYLLDPEAVVVGGAWERPLVDALVARLEARLPRLRSPLIPSSARLLTADLGADAVARGVATLPLQELLAPFPTSTPEAGGRRSHPYEHPLVAVR
- a CDS encoding extracellular solute-binding protein — protein: MGRRLAAVLTALLAGAALAQPVTITWFVGLGAGAQPEQKAAQDAIVERFNATHDDIQLEIVYVTNEVSVTTLSTLIATGEAPDIVGPVGGAGSAAFAGNFLDLEPLIEADGYDLSQFPEAAVDNQRTADGLIGIPFASFPAFLYYRPALFDEAGLEYPPSEIGAPYHLDGQEVPWDVDTLTEVARRLTVDANGYDATQPEFDPSQTVQWGFTNQWAGAGAARQNVTLFGPGLMVDEQGNAQMPENWREGWRWYYDAIWTYHFMPSADEDGSDLLAAGNAFESGNVAMAQSHLWYTCCLTGTEWNIAALPSYDGTVTARLHADTFRIMKQTEHPEEAFEVLKYLTGEASLDLLAVYGGMPTRPGDQAAFFAGLDERFPQGVDWSVAQAHVAYADVPSHETPMPNHNKANDRLDQFKSLLDSQPGLDVDAEIDKLVADLQVIFDEVR